Proteins encoded in a region of the Salinicoccus sp. RF5 genome:
- a CDS encoding ferredoxin has product MDTCIACGACGAAAPDIYDYDDDGIAYVILDDNQGTMAVPEELLEDMEDAFDGCPTDSIKVESQPFDGDPLKYE; this is encoded by the coding sequence ATGGACACATGTATCGCGTGTGGTGCCTGCGGCGCAGCAGCGCCTGATATATATGACTACGATGATGACGGTATAGCATACGTCATACTCGACGACAACCAGGGTACGATGGCAGTCCCTGAAGAACTGCTGGAAGACATGGAGGATGCATTCGATGGGTGCCCGACCGATTCGATAAAAGTCGAATCGCAGCCATTCGATGGAGACCCCTTAAAATATGAATGA
- a CDS encoding ECF transporter S component, producing MKRNRLERLIIISILAALSFILMLIQFPIPFIPPFLTVDFSDIPAFIGFILFGGVAGSLIIIMKIVLYGLLMASEPIGPLANMLAAFSLLLPIYFIHERHQTKKSLIVGFTVGIIALTIMMAVLNYFVLLPMYGIIIDHSDLIENIRAVVTAGIIPFNLVKGILVCLVAYLVYVKLIPKLRR from the coding sequence ATGAAGAGAAACCGTTTGGAAAGACTGATCATTATAAGCATTTTGGCAGCACTGTCATTCATATTGATGCTCATCCAGTTCCCGATTCCTTTTATTCCACCATTCCTTACCGTCGACTTTTCTGATATCCCGGCATTCATAGGATTCATCCTGTTCGGCGGAGTGGCCGGCTCCCTCATCATCATCATGAAGATTGTGCTGTACGGCCTCCTGATGGCGAGTGAACCGATCGGGCCGCTGGCCAATATGCTTGCTGCATTTTCATTGCTGCTTCCGATCTATTTCATCCACGAAAGGCATCAGACGAAGAAGTCCCTGATCGTCGGCTTTACTGTCGGCATCATCGCCTTGACCATAATGATGGCCGTGCTGAACTACTTTGTCCTGCTGCCGATGTACGGCATCATCATCGACCATTCGGATCTTATAGAAAATATCCGTGCTGTGGTGACTGCGGGCATCATCCCATTCAATCTGGTGAAGGGGATCCTTGTCTGTCTCGTGGCTTATCTCGTCTATGTGAAACTGATACCGAAGCTCAGAAGGTAG